A stretch of alpha proteobacterium HIMB59 DNA encodes these proteins:
- a CDS encoding Dihydrouridine synthase (Dus) (PFAM: Dihydrouridine synthase (Dus)~TIGRFAM: tRNA dihydrouridine synthase A): MNYHLAPMMGYTDCYFRLLAEKLYKSQITTFSEMIVDKAIIHNETKTINKHFLANNISAIQIAGSEPMEIKLAIEKLNKIDRINHINFNLGCPSSRVQENKLGLALTQYPNLVRECLYALKTYNKKISVKCRLGLGLEEDQNYIFEYLRMFQEFEIKTVYIHCRNGVLNLDTKKNRTIPKINYELFFKCKEEFPNMELIPNGEINDLETINHLSDNKINQFMIGRQFANDLLFIEKIGLIEIDNKIQIISDYIDNFEDYKYLNLNLLKKAIFTLLSKVNGAKKIKKDISEADNIIKVKKIFESNQIWN, from the coding sequence ATGAATTATCATCTTGCTCCAATGATGGGCTATACAGATTGCTATTTTAGATTATTAGCTGAAAAATTGTATAAAAGTCAAATCACAACCTTTTCTGAAATGATTGTAGATAAAGCCATAATTCACAATGAAACTAAAACGATTAATAAACATTTTTTAGCTAATAATATCAGCGCTATTCAAATAGCAGGTTCAGAGCCCATGGAAATAAAATTAGCAATTGAAAAGTTAAATAAAATAGATCGGATAAATCATATTAATTTTAATCTAGGCTGTCCAAGTTCTAGGGTACAAGAGAACAAATTAGGACTAGCTTTAACTCAATATCCTAATTTAGTTAGAGAGTGTTTATATGCTCTCAAAACATATAATAAAAAAATTTCTGTTAAATGTAGGTTAGGTCTCGGACTTGAAGAGGATCAAAATTATATATTTGAATATTTAAGAATGTTTCAAGAATTTGAAATCAAAACAGTTTATATACATTGTCGAAATGGTGTTTTAAATCTTGATACAAAAAAAAATAGAACGATTCCTAAAATTAACTATGAGCTTTTTTTTAAATGCAAAGAAGAGTTTCCCAATATGGAGCTAATTCCTAATGGGGAAATAAATGACTTGGAAACTATTAATCATTTATCAGATAATAAAATCAATCAATTCATGATTGGAAGACAGTTTGCTAATGATTTATTATTTATTGAAAAGATAGGACTAATTGAAATTGATAATAAGATCCAAATTATATCGGATTACATAGATAATTTTGAAGATTACAAATACTTAAACTTAAATTTACTAAAAAAAGCTATCTTCACCTTACTTTCTAAAGTTAATGGAGCTAAAAAAATTAAAAAAGATATTTCTGAAGCTGATAATATTATTAAGGTTAAAAAAATTTTTGAAAGTAATCAAATTTGGAATTAA
- a CDS encoding Glutamate-ammonia ligase adenylyltransferase,nucleotidyltransferase family protein (PFAM: Glutamate-ammonia ligase adenylyltransferase; Nucleotidyltransferase domain) yields the protein MELKELTKYSSFLKKYEYLEQSFSSKKEFNNILNYYKASISRIIQDSNYSLTGIEKLKNEIIYLIFSSFHEGIINQECSSRLWSLICKNFVTKIFNFYILQSFNPKIMENFFILGLGKIGVKDLNFTSDIDLIIFFDSKNSDIELSDFNKLIKKITSDITNISPSFFHKIDLRLRPDLGGTHIVTDLDSAIDYYSSVGRNWERLAYHRSNFICGNILLYSSFLNSIKSFLFRRSFDFYAIDEIKKLFERNKTSNNLDIKNSYGFIRSCENIIHFNQLLWSGKFNDLRESNIHKLFKRMSNYKTIINEEDLSTIIDAYYYFRKIENYLHLKQNTFQNIVNEGDPYLREVSNNYYEKLTTKREKVIKIYENLFSPKSDDQNIKLENFNDKSRTIISKLFEKASSINSSETVRHDYTNSIKYLVNLLVHEDQKDELIIKFDYLINYYKSGVHLTGLYKYNNNIFPEIIFIFNNSPKLTNLLNKNNFLIESLVYLFNYGLPNFQIREKSDNFDLDLKKILQDIYEVVFLLDYLYISKKIDYEIYIFKRNRNIKKFLFNLFEIIKINYTSQKNIFSDLSPILFGSYGINKALPSSDVDLFFIYHSNENNHIDNIKIVRRFYNVINQYVDKDFLIIDDRNKPFDKSSDQVIQFDNFFDFYLKTDEIFHQLSFLKTKILSRSRNIARSFNLRKKEIISHYSSIDKNYVKKMVELKNPNENFKDLVQLYKISDEIFSFNKEEFPLRGKFKIFNEELVRENLYNSSTKTDFSQSLDELLKIID from the coding sequence TTGGAATTAAAAGAGTTAACGAAATATTCTTCTTTTTTAAAAAAATATGAGTATTTAGAACAGAGTTTTAGCTCAAAAAAAGAATTTAATAATATCCTAAATTATTACAAAGCCTCTATTTCGAGAATTATTCAGGACTCAAATTATTCCTTAACAGGTATCGAAAAATTAAAAAATGAAATCATCTATCTTATATTCTCTTCATTTCATGAGGGGATAATAAATCAAGAATGTTCATCTCGGTTATGGTCTTTAATTTGTAAAAACTTTGTAACTAAGATTTTCAATTTTTATATTCTTCAATCTTTTAATCCTAAAATTATGGAAAATTTTTTCATTTTAGGTTTGGGTAAAATTGGAGTTAAAGATCTAAATTTTACCTCTGATATCGATTTGATTATCTTCTTTGATAGTAAAAACTCAGATATCGAATTATCAGATTTTAATAAATTAATTAAAAAAATTACAAGCGATATAACCAACATTTCTCCATCATTTTTTCATAAAATAGATCTTAGATTACGTCCTGATTTAGGGGGCACGCATATTGTTACAGATCTCGACAGTGCTATTGATTATTACTCATCGGTAGGTAGAAATTGGGAAAGATTAGCATATCATCGATCTAATTTTATATGTGGAAACATCTTATTATACAGCAGTTTCCTAAACTCAATTAAAAGTTTTTTATTTAGACGTTCATTTGATTTTTACGCGATAGATGAAATCAAAAAACTCTTTGAAAGAAATAAAACTTCAAACAATTTAGATATTAAAAACTCTTATGGATTTATTAGGTCATGTGAAAATATCATTCATTTTAATCAGTTGTTATGGTCTGGAAAATTTAATGACCTTCGAGAAAGTAACATTCATAAATTATTCAAAAGAATGTCAAATTATAAAACTATAATTAATGAAGAAGATTTATCCACTATTATAGATGCTTATTACTATTTTAGAAAAATAGAAAATTACCTTCATCTAAAACAGAATACCTTTCAAAATATAGTTAATGAAGGAGACCCTTACTTGAGAGAAGTTTCCAATAATTATTATGAAAAATTAACCACTAAAAGAGAAAAGGTTATAAAGATTTATGAAAATTTATTTTCTCCAAAAAGCGATGATCAAAATATTAAATTAGAAAATTTTAATGACAAAAGTCGTACTATTATTAGTAAGTTGTTTGAGAAGGCTAGCAGTATCAATAGTTCTGAAACGGTTCGCCACGATTATACTAATTCAATAAAATATCTCGTTAACCTGCTGGTCCATGAGGATCAAAAAGATGAACTGATAATAAAATTTGATTATCTAATTAATTATTATAAATCCGGTGTCCATTTAACAGGACTATACAAATATAATAATAATATTTTCCCTGAAATTATCTTCATATTTAATAATTCACCTAAATTAACTAACTTACTGAATAAGAATAATTTTTTAATTGAGTCACTTGTTTACCTATTTAACTATGGTCTTCCAAACTTCCAGATAAGGGAAAAATCAGACAACTTTGATTTAGATTTGAAAAAAATTCTTCAAGATATATATGAGGTAGTTTTTTTATTAGATTATTTATACATTTCAAAAAAAATTGATTACGAAATTTATATTTTTAAAAGGAATAGAAATATTAAAAAATTCCTGTTCAATTTATTTGAGATCATAAAAATTAATTATACGAGTCAAAAAAATATTTTTTCTGATTTATCTCCAATCCTTTTTGGAAGTTATGGTATCAATAAAGCCCTTCCTTCATCTGACGTCGATTTATTTTTTATTTATCATTCAAATGAGAATAACCATATTGATAATATAAAAATTGTTAGAAGGTTTTATAATGTAATCAATCAGTATGTAGACAAAGACTTCTTAATTATTGATGATCGAAATAAACCTTTTGACAAAAGTTCTGATCAGGTAATTCAATTTGATAACTTTTTTGATTTTTATTTAAAAACGGATGAAATTTTTCATCAATTGTCTTTTTTAAAAACTAAAATTCTCTCTCGTTCAAGAAATATAGCTAGATCATTTAATCTTAGAAAAAAAGAAATTATCTCTCATTATTCTTCGATTGATAAAAACTATGTTAAAAAAATGGTTGAATTAAAAAATCCAAATGAAAACTTCAAAGATTTAGTTCAACTTTATAAAATTTCTGATGAAATATTTAGTTTTAATAAGGAAGAATTTCCTTTAAGGGGAAAATTTAAAATTTTTAATGAAGAGTTGGTGAGAGAAAATTTATATAACAGCTCAACTAAGACTGATTTTAGTCAATCTTTAGATGAGCTGTTAAAAATTATAGATTAA
- a CDS encoding hypothetical protein (PFAM: Domain of unknown function DUF59~TIGRFAM: FeS assembly SUF system protein), with amino-acid sequence MDDKTLSDFMPKTNSEGEIIIGEFSQQSSIKLTTDEVIKKLSTIKDPELGINIYDLGLIYDIKIDEGNNVNITMTLTTVNCPVADSFPLDVAKNITSLENTGQVKVKLTFDPPWNKDMMSDDARLALGY; translated from the coding sequence ATGGATGATAAAACTTTATCTGACTTTATGCCCAAAACAAATAGTGAGGGTGAGATCATAATTGGTGAGTTCTCTCAACAATCATCAATTAAACTGACTACTGATGAAGTTATTAAAAAACTCTCAACAATTAAAGATCCCGAACTAGGTATCAATATCTATGATCTGGGATTGATTTACGATATTAAAATTGATGAAGGTAATAATGTAAATATCACCATGACCCTCACCACAGTCAACTGTCCAGTTGCTGACTCTTTCCCACTGGATGTTGCTAAAAATATTACATCTTTGGAAAATACTGGACAGGTTAAAGTTAAACTTACATTTGATCCACCATGGAATAAAGATATGATGAGCGATGATGCAAGATTGGCTTTAGGATACTAA
- a CDS encoding threonine--tRNA ligase (PFAM: Anticodon binding domain; Threonyl and Alanyl tRNA synthetase second additional domain; tRNA synthetase class II core domain (G, H, P, S and T)~TIGRFAM: threonyl-tRNA synthetase) translates to MSEIIAYKDQNNEYFDFEIENSKPVRAKSDDALNIMRHDMAHVLAEAVISLFPTAKPTIGPFIKNGFYYDFDMDSALSDDDINKIEEKIKEILNEGREFNKKVVSKDEALNFFKDNKYKLELINNLDNAAEITLYEQKNFTDLCKGPHHKSTKEYEAHVKITNVSGAYWRGISTNKMLQRVYATAWYSEKELNKYLKNLEEAKERNHRRLGTDMGLFLLTDLSAGNVFWKEKGLTLYQNIEKYIRSEQKKLNYYEVKTPELVSNELWIKSGHWDNFKENMFTSETDNKTFALKPMNCPCHIVLFNSQLITYKDLPLRYSEFGKCHRYEPSGALNGLFRVRGFTQDDAHIFCTAEQIYDVCNETTQLIERVYKKFGFEKIKYNISTRPEKSIGSQENWDNAESQLKKVLSDNGKDFNILDGEGAFYGPKIEFTLEDSLGREWQCGTIQIDFNLPDRLGAKYKDKDDKNQVPIMIHRAVVGSLERFIAIILENTNGWLPLFITPVQLAILPVSEKFVDHCKKINEELKDLGVRSLIDDSDNKLGYKIRNSVSKKIPYSLVVGEKEIESSSFTLRSKKGDNQSFSSIKELTEFFNN, encoded by the coding sequence ATGAGTGAAATAATTGCCTATAAAGATCAAAATAATGAATATTTTGATTTCGAAATAGAAAACTCCAAACCCGTTCGGGCAAAGTCTGACGACGCTCTTAATATTATGAGGCATGATATGGCTCATGTTTTAGCCGAGGCTGTAATAAGCCTCTTTCCTACTGCAAAACCTACTATAGGCCCATTTATTAAAAACGGTTTTTATTATGATTTTGATATGGATAGCGCTCTATCAGATGATGACATCAATAAAATAGAAGAAAAAATTAAAGAAATTTTAAATGAGGGAAGAGAGTTTAATAAAAAAGTTGTATCGAAAGATGAAGCTTTAAATTTTTTTAAAGATAATAAATATAAATTAGAGCTCATCAACAATCTTGATAATGCTGCGGAGATAACACTCTATGAGCAAAAAAACTTTACTGATTTATGTAAAGGTCCCCATCATAAAAGCACTAAAGAATATGAAGCTCATGTAAAAATTACCAATGTATCTGGTGCCTATTGGAGGGGTATTAGCACCAATAAAATGCTTCAAAGAGTTTATGCAACTGCCTGGTACAGTGAGAAAGAATTAAATAAATATTTAAAGAATTTAGAGGAAGCCAAAGAAAGAAATCATAGAAGACTTGGTACTGATATGGGTCTTTTCTTATTAACAGATCTATCTGCAGGTAATGTTTTTTGGAAAGAAAAAGGACTTACTCTTTATCAAAACATCGAAAAGTATATTAGATCAGAGCAAAAAAAATTGAATTATTATGAGGTAAAAACACCTGAACTTGTCTCAAACGAACTTTGGATAAAATCAGGTCACTGGGATAACTTTAAAGAAAATATGTTTACCTCAGAGACAGATAATAAAACATTTGCTCTGAAACCCATGAACTGTCCTTGTCATATAGTGTTATTTAACTCACAGTTAATTACTTATAAAGATCTTCCTCTAAGGTATTCAGAGTTTGGGAAATGTCATCGATACGAACCTTCCGGTGCCTTAAATGGTTTATTTCGAGTAAGAGGATTCACGCAAGATGATGCACATATTTTTTGTACTGCTGAGCAAATTTATGACGTTTGCAATGAAACAACTCAATTAATTGAGAGAGTTTATAAAAAATTTGGATTTGAAAAAATTAAATACAATATTTCTACCCGACCAGAGAAAAGTATTGGGTCTCAAGAGAATTGGGACAATGCAGAAAGTCAGTTAAAGAAAGTTCTATCTGATAATGGAAAAGATTTTAACATATTAGATGGCGAAGGTGCCTTCTATGGCCCCAAAATTGAATTCACTTTAGAGGACTCACTTGGGCGAGAATGGCAGTGTGGAACTATCCAAATTGATTTTAATTTACCTGATAGACTTGGAGCTAAATACAAAGATAAAGATGACAAAAACCAAGTACCTATCATGATTCACCGAGCTGTTGTTGGTTCATTAGAAAGATTTATTGCCATCATTCTAGAAAATACGAATGGCTGGCTTCCTTTATTCATAACCCCAGTTCAACTAGCGATTTTGCCGGTTTCTGAAAAGTTTGTAGATCATTGTAAAAAAATTAATGAAGAACTGAAAGACTTAGGCGTTCGTTCATTGATAGATGACTCTGATAATAAACTTGGATACAAGATTAGAAACTCGGTATCCAAAAAAATTCCATACTCACTAGTGGTTGGAGAAAAAGAAATTGAGTCTTCATCATTCACCTTAAGAAGCAAAAAAGGTGATAATCAAAGCTTTAGTTCTATCAAAGAATTAACAGAATTTTTTAATAATTAA
- a CDS encoding EamA-like family transporter (PFAM: EamA-like transporter family): MDDHLRAVIIVVISGLVWSFGPLVVKNMTDPQLYQLPYLVIRGMTVATIIAFYLFFNEGLNFIKKLFQIDGVTIIGGMSLTTAFLGFIYSISYTTAAVTLFMLALMPFLASLIAFIFLKEKISKQNFISMVVAFIGTLVMIYASAFSGSFFGLIMGFVSSLGFAAFSVALRSKSDIKKFYILIYGGIFCALFSALLMIINNQDFYIPIKNVYLSMTHGTLVASGLILFSIGSKQLLSGELTMLSLLEVVGGIFWAWLPILGINEVPSMNTIIGGAIICVAIAMNSYRFDKKRLQNLTR, encoded by the coding sequence ATGGATGACCATCTAAGAGCTGTAATCATTGTAGTGATTAGTGGTCTAGTATGGAGTTTTGGCCCTTTAGTTGTCAAAAATATGACTGATCCTCAACTCTATCAACTCCCCTACTTGGTAATTAGAGGCATGACTGTAGCTACAATAATTGCATTTTATCTTTTCTTTAATGAGGGATTGAATTTTATAAAAAAACTTTTTCAAATCGATGGTGTTACCATTATTGGTGGTATGTCATTAACAACAGCCTTTTTAGGATTTATTTATTCAATTAGTTACACTACTGCAGCGGTAACATTATTCATGTTAGCGCTTATGCCTTTTTTAGCATCTCTCATTGCATTTATTTTCTTAAAAGAAAAAATTTCTAAACAAAACTTTATCAGTATGGTTGTCGCCTTCATTGGGACTTTAGTGATGATTTATGCGAGTGCTTTTAGTGGATCTTTTTTTGGTTTGATAATGGGCTTTGTATCTAGTTTAGGATTTGCAGCCTTTTCAGTTGCTCTTAGAAGTAAAAGTGATATCAAAAAATTTTACATCTTAATTTATGGTGGAATTTTCTGCGCTCTATTCTCAGCTCTTTTAATGATAATTAACAATCAAGATTTTTATATTCCAATAAAGAATGTTTATTTAAGTATGACCCATGGAACTCTGGTAGCTAGTGGTTTGATTTTATTTAGCATCGGATCTAAGCAACTTCTTTCAGGTGAATTAACAATGCTATCTCTGCTAGAAGTTGTTGGAGGAATTTTCTGGGCTTGGCTCCCTATTCTTGGAATTAATGAAGTGCCGAGCATGAATACCATTATTGGAGGTGCTATTATTTGTGTGGCTATAGCCATGAATTCTTATCGATTTGATAAAAAAAGGCTACAAAACTTAACTAGATAG
- a CDS encoding EamA-like family transporter (PFAM: EamA-like transporter family), translated as MVALLGILSALSFGIGDFLARFSSREVGFKNSLFWMLIVGAIFYLILFTFFGDSLKPNPIGLSNSFLSGILIMFGLLCLYRGLQMGPVSIVAAITASNPLIVFLIRYALGSEPTLLQWISTLVVISGAILVSFSANSFQESLGLTKKQIKESVIISFMASITLALGLIFSQEATNTLEPLETVIYIRFFSLLGISSILLFTKSKITLTKKAIPILFFQGILETSGYFCLVSAYIFDKASIAVVISSGFGLVTIILARLILKEQISKLQSVGIFLTFLGVFGLTI; from the coding sequence ATGGTAGCTCTATTAGGTATCTTATCTGCTTTAAGCTTTGGTATCGGTGATTTTTTAGCACGTTTTTCTTCTAGAGAAGTTGGATTCAAAAATTCACTTTTTTGGATGCTAATTGTTGGAGCTATTTTTTATCTAATTCTTTTTACTTTTTTTGGAGATAGTCTTAAGCCTAATCCTATAGGCTTAAGTAATAGTTTTCTCTCAGGAATTTTAATTATGTTTGGTCTTCTATGTTTGTATAGGGGTCTTCAAATGGGGCCTGTTTCCATTGTAGCGGCCATAACCGCAAGTAATCCACTTATTGTTTTTTTGATAAGATACGCTTTAGGAAGTGAACCAACTCTTCTTCAATGGATATCAACTTTAGTAGTGATATCTGGAGCTATTTTGGTCTCATTTAGCGCCAATAGCTTTCAGGAAAGTCTTGGATTAACAAAAAAACAAATTAAAGAGTCAGTCATAATTTCTTTCATGGCCAGCATAACACTAGCGCTAGGCTTAATATTTTCTCAAGAAGCTACAAATACTTTAGAACCTCTTGAAACAGTTATTTATATCCGTTTTTTTAGCTTATTGGGTATTTCATCGATACTTCTTTTTACCAAAAGCAAAATAACTTTGACCAAAAAAGCTATACCTATTCTTTTTTTTCAAGGAATTCTTGAGACATCAGGATATTTTTGCTTAGTTTCAGCTTATATATTCGACAAAGCAAGTATTGCTGTTGTTATTTCATCAGGATTTGGGTTAGTAACTATTATTTTAGCTAGGTTAATTTTAAAAGAACAAATTTCTAAATTGCAAAGTGTTGGAATATTTTTAACTTTTTTAGGAGTCTTTGGACTTACTATCTAG
- a CDS encoding Iron-sulfur cluster assembly accessory protein (PFAM: Iron-sulphur cluster biosynthesis~TIGRFAM: Iron-sulfur cluster assembly accessory protein) codes for MTAPLFKLSSSAENQVDQLLSNNPNAKGLKIGLNTKGCAGLSYTMEYANDENIKGCELVNDYKFPLYIENNAIMFVIGTEMDFIKEEFGERFVFNNPNQTSECGCGESFHV; via the coding sequence ATGACTGCTCCTTTATTTAAATTATCAAGCTCTGCTGAAAATCAAGTTGATCAACTTCTTAGCAACAATCCTAATGCTAAAGGTTTAAAGATTGGCCTAAACACCAAAGGTTGTGCTGGACTTAGTTACACTATGGAATACGCAAATGATGAAAATATAAAAGGCTGCGAATTAGTTAACGATTACAAATTCCCTCTTTATATTGAAAACAATGCCATCATGTTTGTTATAGGTACCGAAATGGACTTTATCAAAGAAGAGTTTGGCGAGAGATTTGTTTTTAATAACCCCAACCAAACAAGCGAGTGTGGTTGCGGCGAAAGTTTTCACGTTTAA
- a CDS encoding Phosphoribosyl-AMP cyclohydrolase (PFAM: Phosphoribosyl-AMP cyclohydrolase), whose translation MENIKINNLKYDSNGLIPTVVQERETKEILMVAYSNKESLEMTIKNKFGYFWSRSKNKLWKKGETSGNLLKLFNIYTDCDNDTLIFEVELQGSAACHTGSRSCFFKKIEE comes from the coding sequence TTGGAAAATATCAAAATAAATAATCTCAAATATGACAGTAATGGCCTTATCCCTACTGTGGTTCAAGAAAGAGAAACAAAAGAAATCCTCATGGTTGCCTACTCAAATAAAGAGTCTCTCGAAATGACAATTAAAAATAAATTTGGTTATTTTTGGAGTCGAAGCAAAAATAAGCTTTGGAAGAAAGGTGAAACTTCTGGAAATTTATTAAAGTTATTTAATATTTACACAGATTGTGATAACGATACTTTAATTTTTGAGGTAGAACTTCAAGGTTCGGCAGCTTGTCACACTGGCTCTAGAAGTTGTTTTTTTAAAAAGATAGAAGAATGA
- a CDS encoding glutamine synthetase, type I (PFAM: Glutamine synthetase, catalytic domain; Glutamine synthetase, beta-Grasp domain~TIGRFAM: glutamine synthetase, type I): MDKKSLQKLIDEKGIQYIDFRFTDPLGTWHHFSVHINTFEMDVFEEGIGFDGSSIRCFQSIEASDMILIPDAGTAFVDPFFADSTLVLICDIQDPITGQKYDKDPRYVAKKAEEYVKSSGVGDSIFFGAEAEFFLFNDVRISTDPSNSFFSVDSGEAIWNKGSDERPNLGYHVRNKGGYFPCPPHDTMQDVRSEMVNHMVSIGMKVEAQHHEVATAGQQEIDLRFDTLLSHADDLQKYKYIVRNTAKSNGLSATFMPKPLSNDNGSGMHCHQSIWSNGKPIFYADSGYANLSDEAKFYIGGLLKHAPSLLAFTNPTINSFKRLVPGYEAPVKLAYSNRNRSAICRIPAYSPSPKAKRVEFRCPDATANPYLAFSAMVMAGLDGIKNRIDPGEPMDKNLYDLPPEEQAKVKEVPSSLEEAVNNLEANHDYLLEGNVFTKDLIESYIEYKREEEIEPNKLLVTPKEYDLYYDY, translated from the coding sequence ATGGATAAAAAATCATTACAGAAACTTATCGACGAAAAAGGTATTCAATATATCGACTTTCGTTTTACAGACCCATTAGGAACATGGCATCACTTTTCAGTTCATATCAACACATTTGAAATGGATGTATTCGAAGAAGGTATCGGATTTGACGGTTCATCAATTAGATGCTTTCAATCTATTGAAGCTAGTGACATGATCTTAATCCCAGATGCTGGAACTGCTTTCGTTGATCCCTTCTTTGCTGACTCTACATTAGTTTTAATCTGTGATATTCAGGATCCTATCACTGGTCAAAAGTATGACAAAGATCCAAGATATGTTGCGAAAAAAGCAGAAGAGTATGTAAAGTCTTCAGGTGTTGGTGATAGTATTTTCTTTGGCGCTGAAGCAGAATTTTTCTTATTTAACGATGTCAGAATATCAACTGACCCAAGTAACTCTTTCTTCTCTGTTGACTCCGGAGAAGCTATTTGGAACAAAGGCTCAGATGAAAGACCAAATTTAGGTTATCATGTAAGAAATAAAGGTGGCTATTTCCCTTGCCCACCACATGACACAATGCAAGATGTGAGATCAGAAATGGTTAACCACATGGTTTCTATTGGAATGAAAGTTGAAGCACAACATCACGAAGTAGCTACAGCTGGCCAACAAGAAATCGATTTAAGATTTGATACGCTACTTTCTCACGCTGATGATCTTCAAAAGTATAAGTATATCGTAAGAAATACAGCGAAGAGCAATGGTCTATCTGCAACTTTTATGCCGAAACCATTATCTAATGATAACGGTTCTGGTATGCACTGCCATCAAAGTATTTGGTCAAATGGAAAGCCAATTTTCTATGCAGACAGTGGCTACGCAAATTTAAGCGATGAAGCGAAGTTTTATATTGGAGGTCTTTTAAAACATGCTCCATCTTTACTAGCATTTACTAACCCAACAATTAACTCGTTCAAGAGATTAGTTCCTGGGTATGAAGCTCCTGTAAAACTAGCTTACTCTAACAGAAACAGAAGTGCGATTTGTCGTATCCCTGCCTACTCTCCATCTCCAAAAGCAAAAAGAGTAGAGTTCAGATGTCCAGATGCTACAGCCAATCCATATCTAGCTTTCTCTGCAATGGTGATGGCTGGTTTAGACGGTATCAAGAATAGAATTGATCCTGGCGAACCAATGGATAAAAATCTTTATGATTTACCACCTGAAGAGCAAGCTAAAGTAAAAGAAGTTCCATCTTCTCTTGAAGAAGCGGTCAATAACTTAGAGGCTAATCATGACTATCTTCTTGAAGGAAACGTATTTACTAAAGACTTAATAGAGTCTTATATTGAATATAAAAGAGAAGAAGAGATCGAACCAAACAAACTCCTAGTTACTCCTAAAGAATACGATCTCTACTACGATTATTAA